The following are from one region of the Microbacterium sp. BK668 genome:
- a CDS encoding NAD(P)H-binding protein: MARIAVIGGTGYAGSHIVAEAVTRGHTVVSVARTVPAERVEGATYIEGTLLDVPSLVAELQGVDVVVVAVPARGDMQGNVRTNSAQLVAELPDSVRIGVVGGAGGSLVAPGGGRVVDQPSFTEEFKPEALEAIGVLEDLQAQDYGHDWFYIHPAGGFGAWNPGERTGSYRVGGDVLVTDENGESFISGADFAVAVVDEIEDPKHSRERFTVGY; this comes from the coding sequence ATGGCCCGCATCGCCGTCATCGGAGGGACCGGCTATGCCGGAAGTCACATCGTCGCGGAGGCGGTGACCCGCGGTCACACCGTCGTCTCCGTCGCCCGCACCGTCCCCGCAGAGCGCGTCGAGGGCGCGACGTACATCGAGGGCACGCTGCTGGACGTCCCGAGCCTCGTCGCCGAGCTTCAGGGCGTCGACGTCGTCGTGGTCGCCGTCCCCGCGCGCGGCGACATGCAGGGCAACGTCCGCACGAACTCGGCACAGCTCGTCGCCGAGCTGCCCGACTCGGTGCGCATCGGCGTCGTCGGCGGGGCCGGCGGCAGCCTGGTCGCTCCGGGCGGCGGACGTGTGGTCGACCAGCCGTCGTTCACCGAGGAGTTCAAGCCCGAGGCGCTCGAGGCGATCGGGGTGCTCGAAGACCTGCAGGCGCAGGACTACGGGCACGACTGGTTCTACATCCACCCGGCCGGCGGCTTCGGTGCGTGGAATCCGGGCGAGCGGACCGGCTCGTACCGCGTCGGCGGCGACGTGCTCGTGACGGACGAGAACGGCGAGTCGTTCATCTCGGGAGCGGACTTCGCGGTCGCGGTCGTCGACGAGATCGAAGACCCGAAGCACTCCCGCGAGCGCTTCACCGTCGGCTACTGA
- the ispD gene encoding 2-C-methyl-D-erythritol 4-phosphate cytidylyltransferase, which translates to MIPVPRVAVIVVAAGSGTRLGGGSPKAFVGIDEHTILRHALRGVFAAPEAQVVIVAPAGREGDALTEALEAAGDRRDLVSVVAGGASRQASVQAGIHGVWPDVEIVLVHDAARALTPSDVFDRVLAAIDAGADGAIPVLPVVDTIKRVEGAEVVAAVDRSTLSAAQTPQGFRRDVLDAAYRAAKDEFTDDAALVAAAGHPVAAVAGDPLAFKITTPADLDRARGLVAPIAPVPIDLDRLPPVPRVGVGTDVHAFGGEDDLWLAGLLWPGEQGLSGHSDGDAVAHAIVDALLSAAGLGDIGTHFGTDRPEYAAAHADAFLSRTHALLGEAGWRIGNVAVQVQSNRPRFAPRRAQAEAVLSAALGGASVSVSATTTDGLGFTGAGDGVAAFAVAVILPA; encoded by the coding sequence TTGATCCCCGTCCCTCGCGTCGCGGTGATCGTGGTCGCGGCCGGGTCCGGCACACGCCTGGGCGGCGGATCGCCGAAGGCCTTCGTCGGCATCGACGAGCACACGATCCTCCGGCATGCGCTGCGGGGGGTGTTCGCCGCGCCGGAGGCGCAGGTGGTGATCGTCGCGCCCGCGGGACGTGAGGGCGACGCGCTCACCGAGGCCCTGGAGGCCGCCGGTGACCGGCGCGACCTCGTGTCGGTCGTGGCCGGCGGCGCGAGCCGGCAGGCGTCCGTCCAGGCCGGCATCCACGGCGTCTGGCCGGATGTCGAGATCGTCCTGGTGCACGACGCCGCGCGCGCGCTCACCCCGAGCGACGTCTTCGACCGCGTCCTCGCGGCGATCGACGCGGGCGCCGACGGAGCGATCCCCGTGCTTCCTGTCGTCGACACGATCAAGCGCGTGGAGGGGGCCGAGGTCGTCGCGGCCGTCGACCGCTCCACGCTGTCGGCGGCGCAGACGCCGCAGGGTTTCCGCCGGGACGTGCTGGATGCCGCGTACCGCGCGGCGAAGGACGAGTTCACCGATGACGCGGCTCTCGTGGCCGCGGCGGGGCATCCCGTCGCCGCCGTCGCCGGCGACCCGCTCGCGTTCAAGATCACGACGCCCGCCGACCTCGACCGTGCCCGGGGCCTCGTCGCGCCCATCGCTCCCGTCCCGATCGATCTGGACCGCCTGCCGCCCGTGCCGCGCGTCGGTGTGGGAACCGATGTCCATGCCTTCGGCGGGGAGGACGATCTGTGGCTCGCGGGCCTGCTCTGGCCTGGCGAACAGGGGCTCTCCGGGCACTCGGACGGCGACGCCGTCGCCCACGCGATCGTCGACGCGCTGCTGTCGGCGGCGGGGCTCGGAGACATCGGCACGCACTTCGGCACCGACCGGCCGGAATACGCCGCGGCGCACGCCGACGCGTTCCTGTCGCGCACCCACGCGCTCCTCGGCGAGGCCGGCTGGCGCATCGGCAACGTCGCGGTGCAGGTGCAGTCCAACCGCCCGCGCTTCGCGCCGCGCCGCGCCCAGGCCGAAGCCGTCCTGTCGGCAGCGCTGGGCGGGGCATCCGTCTCCGTCTCCGCCACGACCACCGACGGACTCGGCTTCACCGGGGCCGGCGACGGAGTCGCGGCCTTCGCGGTGGCGGTGATCCTGCCCGCGTGA
- the rlmB gene encoding 23S rRNA (guanosine(2251)-2'-O)-methyltransferase RlmB yields the protein MAKPGRPGASKGGKGPTKGSGGKNKRALEGRGPTPKAEDRAWHPAGKRKAAAERYAAAGGKGRPSGPGKGGSNPNRGGRAKQDDDTETVTGRNSVLEALRAKIPATALYIAQRVEMDDRVKEMLSIATNREIPVLEVTRPELDRMAGFDGVHQGVALKVPPYEYAHPQDLLEEVVEAGETPLLVALDGVTDPRNLGAIIRSTAAFGGQGVVIPQRRSAGVNSAAWKTSAGAAARIPVAIAPNLTSTLKEFKKQGVFVLGLDGGGDVELPALELADRPVIIVVGSEGKGLSRLVTETCDQIVSIPISAATESLNAGIATSVALYQVATLRAAAD from the coding sequence ATGGCTAAGCCAGGGCGCCCCGGCGCCAGCAAGGGCGGCAAGGGTCCCACGAAGGGCTCGGGCGGCAAGAACAAGCGCGCTCTCGAGGGCCGGGGCCCCACCCCCAAGGCGGAGGACCGGGCCTGGCATCCGGCCGGCAAGCGCAAGGCGGCAGCCGAGCGCTACGCGGCCGCCGGCGGAAAGGGCCGGCCGTCGGGCCCCGGGAAGGGCGGCTCGAACCCCAACCGGGGCGGACGGGCGAAGCAGGACGACGACACGGAGACGGTCACCGGGCGCAACTCGGTGCTGGAGGCCCTTCGCGCGAAGATCCCCGCGACGGCCCTGTACATCGCGCAGCGGGTCGAGATGGACGACCGGGTGAAGGAGATGCTGTCGATCGCGACGAACCGCGAGATCCCGGTGCTCGAGGTGACGCGTCCAGAGCTCGATCGCATGGCGGGGTTCGACGGCGTGCACCAGGGCGTCGCCCTGAAGGTGCCTCCGTACGAGTACGCGCACCCTCAGGATCTGCTCGAGGAGGTCGTCGAGGCGGGCGAGACCCCGCTGCTCGTCGCGCTCGACGGCGTGACCGATCCCCGCAACCTCGGCGCCATCATCCGGTCGACCGCGGCGTTCGGCGGACAGGGTGTCGTCATCCCGCAGCGCCGATCGGCGGGCGTCAACTCGGCGGCGTGGAAGACGAGCGCCGGCGCGGCGGCGCGGATCCCGGTCGCGATCGCCCCCAACCTCACCTCGACGCTCAAGGAGTTCAAGAAGCAGGGCGTCTTCGTGCTCGGACTCGACGGAGGCGGCGACGTCGAGCTGCCGGCGCTGGAGCTCGCCGACCGTCCCGTGATCATCGTCGTGGGATCGGAGGGCAAGGGCCTCTCGCGCCTGGTGACCGAGACCTGCGACCAGATCGTGTCGATTCCGATCTCGGCGGCGACCGAGTCGCTCAACGCCGGGATCGCGACCTCCGTCGCCCTGTACCAGGTGGCGACGCTCCGGGCCGCCGCCGACTGA
- a CDS encoding 2-dehydropantoate 2-reductase codes for MSTGTARIAVVGAGANGASIGADLIESGHDVTLIEQWPAHVEAMRSDGLTVRTTAGEATVRPRALHVCQVAELRHPFDAVLLVMKAYDTRWAAELVAPHVTRDGLVAAVQNGMTTPAVAAALGPERAVGTVIEVSATMTQPGVVQRHTPPDRSWFAVDADPRAAPVAELLRSSGRVETFDDIGSAKWMKLVSNASVLVPTAVLGAPMLDAIEVTGMRDLMLEAGREALAVGRARGHGILPIFGLTAQQIADEPAVVETMLDVLYDRFVVPGATTTVLQDWTKGRRSEVDDINGLVVAEGRRLGVATPANERIVDVAHRIERGELDPSTGNAALLTG; via the coding sequence GTGAGCACGGGCACCGCTCGGATCGCGGTGGTGGGCGCCGGCGCGAACGGGGCGTCCATCGGTGCCGATCTGATCGAGTCGGGCCACGACGTCACGCTCATCGAGCAGTGGCCCGCCCATGTCGAGGCCATGCGCTCCGACGGGCTGACGGTGCGGACGACGGCGGGCGAAGCCACCGTCCGGCCCCGCGCGCTGCACGTGTGCCAGGTGGCGGAGCTCCGGCATCCGTTCGACGCGGTCCTTCTCGTGATGAAGGCCTACGACACGCGGTGGGCCGCCGAGCTGGTCGCGCCGCACGTGACGCGTGACGGTCTCGTCGCCGCCGTGCAGAACGGGATGACGACACCTGCCGTCGCCGCGGCCCTGGGCCCGGAGCGCGCGGTGGGCACCGTCATCGAGGTCTCGGCGACGATGACCCAGCCGGGGGTCGTGCAGCGCCACACCCCGCCCGACCGCTCCTGGTTCGCCGTCGACGCGGACCCTCGCGCGGCGCCGGTCGCCGAGCTCCTCCGGAGCTCGGGGCGGGTGGAGACCTTCGACGACATCGGCTCGGCGAAGTGGATGAAGCTCGTCAGCAACGCGTCCGTGCTCGTGCCGACGGCGGTGCTCGGAGCCCCGATGCTCGACGCCATCGAGGTGACCGGGATGCGAGATCTCATGCTCGAGGCGGGCCGCGAGGCGCTCGCCGTCGGGCGGGCGCGGGGGCACGGCATCCTCCCGATCTTCGGACTCACGGCGCAGCAGATCGCCGACGAGCCGGCCGTCGTCGAGACGATGCTGGACGTGCTCTACGACCGCTTCGTGGTGCCGGGCGCCACGACGACGGTCCTGCAGGACTGGACCAAGGGACGCCGCAGCGAGGTCGACGACATCAACGGCCTCGTGGTCGCCGAGGGTCGGCGCCTGGGCGTTGCGACGCCGGCGAACGAGCGCATCGTCGATGTCGCCCACCGCATCGAGCGCGGCGAGCTCGATCCGTCGACCGGCAACGCCGCGCTCCTCACCGGATAG
- a CDS encoding CarD family transcriptional regulator, with protein MLFEVGETVVYPHHGAATIAEVKTRVIKGEEKVYLKLRVTQGDLTIEVPADNVDLVGVRDVIGKEGLERVFEVLRAPFTEEPTNWSRRYKANLEKLASGDVIKVSEVVRDLWRRDQDRGLSAGEKRMLAKARQILISELALAEKTDEEQASVVLDEVLAS; from the coding sequence ATGCTTTTTGAGGTTGGCGAAACCGTCGTTTATCCGCACCACGGGGCGGCGACAATCGCAGAAGTGAAGACCCGCGTCATCAAGGGCGAAGAGAAGGTCTACCTCAAGCTTCGAGTCACACAGGGCGATCTCACGATCGAGGTCCCGGCCGACAACGTCGATCTCGTCGGCGTTCGCGATGTGATCGGCAAGGAGGGTCTCGAGCGCGTCTTCGAGGTGCTCCGCGCTCCCTTCACGGAAGAGCCGACCAACTGGTCGCGTCGCTACAAGGCCAACCTCGAGAAGCTGGCTTCGGGCGACGTGATCAAGGTGAGCGAGGTCGTCCGCGACCTCTGGCGGCGCGACCAGGACCGCGGCCTCTCGGCCGGTGAGAAGCGCATGCTCGCCAAGGCGCGCCAGATCCTCATCTCCGAGCTCGCGCTCGCCGAGAAGACCGACGAAGAGCAGGCGAGCGTCGTGCTCGACGAGGTGCTCGCGTCCTGA
- a CDS encoding amidohydrolase family protein, whose amino-acid sequence MTDKPTPRKGQPILFTNGIVLTMDDARTVLDRGDVLVKDGRIAEVGVGVAAPEDAFTIDAEGGIVMPGMVDTHRHMWQTAMRAYGADWTLTQYFVWYYLQHGAKFRPEDVAAGNLISALDAVESGVTTSVDWSHGLRTVDHGEAAYEALATSPGRFVLAYGNLAQSPWEWTADKAIQDLLTRSRDDSRMFGTQIAFDVPNQDEEFPELAAYRVAEELGLRVTTHAGVWGATNDWGIKNAYAAGVMKEGYTYVHAASLSAESYQKIAATGGNVSLATESEDTCGQGYPPVHQLRRYGIPASLSVDTSVWFSADLFSAMRATVNADRALEHYLAHQLDPAETVTHVKLRAEDVVDMATRGGAKAIGKDDLIGSLEVGKLGDVVLLKNEHSATWAPLINPWGQVVYQAQRGDVHTVVVGGDLVKHEGRLVAGDLEGVKAKLADTVSFLEREVGDDWIAGQHPEIPEVEVLYNPYQYKK is encoded by the coding sequence ATGACGGACAAGCCGACCCCTCGGAAGGGCCAGCCGATTCTCTTCACGAACGGGATCGTCCTCACGATGGATGACGCCCGCACCGTCCTGGATCGTGGCGACGTCCTGGTCAAGGACGGCAGGATCGCCGAGGTCGGGGTCGGCGTCGCCGCACCCGAGGATGCCTTCACGATCGACGCCGAGGGCGGCATCGTGATGCCCGGCATGGTCGACACGCACCGGCACATGTGGCAGACGGCGATGCGGGCGTACGGAGCCGACTGGACGCTCACCCAGTACTTCGTCTGGTACTACCTGCAGCACGGCGCGAAGTTCCGCCCGGAGGACGTGGCCGCGGGCAATCTGATCTCTGCTCTCGACGCGGTCGAGTCGGGAGTGACGACCAGTGTCGACTGGTCGCACGGCCTTCGCACCGTCGACCACGGCGAGGCGGCCTACGAGGCGCTCGCCACCTCGCCCGGTCGGTTCGTGCTCGCTTACGGCAACCTCGCGCAGTCGCCGTGGGAATGGACCGCGGACAAGGCGATCCAGGATCTTCTGACGCGCTCCCGCGACGACTCGCGCATGTTCGGCACGCAGATCGCCTTCGACGTGCCGAACCAGGACGAGGAGTTCCCCGAGCTCGCCGCCTACCGCGTCGCGGAGGAGCTCGGGCTGAGGGTCACCACCCATGCCGGGGTGTGGGGAGCGACCAACGACTGGGGCATCAAGAACGCCTACGCCGCGGGCGTGATGAAGGAGGGGTACACGTACGTCCACGCCGCGTCGCTGTCGGCGGAGTCTTACCAGAAGATCGCGGCGACCGGCGGGAACGTGTCGCTGGCGACCGAGTCCGAGGACACGTGCGGTCAGGGCTATCCGCCCGTGCACCAGCTGCGGCGCTACGGCATCCCGGCTTCCCTCTCGGTCGACACCAGCGTGTGGTTCAGCGCCGACCTCTTCTCGGCGATGCGCGCGACCGTCAATGCCGATCGCGCCCTCGAGCACTACCTCGCGCATCAGCTCGACCCCGCAGAGACGGTGACCCACGTGAAGCTGCGGGCCGAGGACGTGGTCGACATGGCCACGCGCGGGGGTGCCAAGGCGATCGGCAAGGACGACCTGATCGGCTCGCTCGAGGTCGGGAAGCTCGGTGATGTCGTGCTGCTGAAGAACGAGCACTCGGCCACGTGGGCGCCTCTGATCAACCCGTGGGGGCAGGTCGTCTACCAGGCTCAGCGCGGGGACGTGCACACGGTCGTCGTGGGCGGGGACCTCGTCAAGCACGAGGGCCGGCTGGTTGCCGGCGACCTCGAGGGAGTGAAGGCGAAGCTCGCCGACACCGTGTCGTTCCTCGAGCGCGAGGTCGGCGACGACTGGATCGCGGGGCAGCATCCCGAGATCCCCGAGGTCGAGGTGCTCTACAACCCGTACCAGTACAAGAAGTGA
- a CDS encoding EamA family transporter, with protein MLHVLAVFAAAVLFGTTGTSQALGPEGTTPLAVGAVRLAIGGTGLALFAFALAHRHRVRADRTGAAPPLSLRSLPATRARLRPLALMVLTGACLAIYQPLFFLGTERNGVAVGTVIALGSAPIMAGVLEWALTRRVPSGAWMVATALATVGVVLLGLGGGAAGSGAGGTDPVGLAGSLGAAASFAVIANAQRRLLDGGWDPFTVVGAMGASSAVISFAVLPFVDLSWLSTAAGLAMALWLGVATISIAYVLFTWGLSGLTAATAATLTLGEPLTAAILGLTVLDERLSVLAVAGLVVLAAGLALLAWGSRAARDPRPFAVEG; from the coding sequence GTGCTCCACGTCCTCGCCGTCTTCGCCGCGGCCGTTCTGTTCGGCACGACCGGAACGTCGCAGGCGCTCGGGCCCGAGGGGACGACCCCGCTCGCCGTCGGCGCGGTCCGCCTCGCCATCGGCGGCACGGGCCTCGCTCTGTTCGCCTTCGCGCTCGCCCACCGCCACCGTGTCCGCGCCGACCGCACCGGCGCGGCGCCCCCGCTGAGCCTCCGGTCGCTTCCGGCGACACGCGCGAGGCTCCGCCCGCTCGCGCTGATGGTCCTCACCGGGGCGTGCCTGGCGATCTATCAGCCGCTGTTCTTCCTGGGCACCGAGCGCAACGGCGTCGCCGTCGGCACGGTGATCGCCCTCGGGTCGGCCCCGATCATGGCGGGCGTCCTGGAGTGGGCGCTGACCCGACGCGTGCCGAGCGGCGCCTGGATGGTCGCAACGGCCCTTGCCACCGTGGGGGTCGTCCTCCTGGGCCTCGGAGGCGGCGCAGCGGGCTCGGGGGCCGGTGGGACGGATCCGGTCGGACTCGCAGGGTCTCTCGGGGCCGCGGCATCCTTCGCCGTCATCGCGAATGCGCAGCGGCGCCTGCTGGACGGCGGCTGGGACCCCTTCACCGTCGTCGGCGCGATGGGCGCGAGCTCCGCCGTCATCTCGTTCGCCGTCCTGCCGTTCGTCGACCTGTCGTGGCTGTCGACGGCCGCCGGCCTCGCCATGGCGCTCTGGCTCGGCGTCGCGACGATCTCGATCGCCTACGTCCTGTTCACCTGGGGTTTGAGCGGCCTGACCGCGGCGACCGCGGCGACGCTGACCCTCGGCGAGCCGCTCACCGCCGCCATCCTCGGCCTCACCGTGCTCGACGAACGGCTGAGCGTTCTCGCGGTCGCGGGGCTCGTCGTGCTCGCGGCAGGTCTCGCCCTCCTGGCGTGGGGCTCCCGAGCCGCCCGCGACCCCCGGCCCTTCGCCGTGGAAGGATGA
- a CDS encoding alcohol dehydrogenase catalytic domain-containing protein, with amino-acid sequence MRAAVLHALRDLRLEERPIPRPGAGEVLVRVTVCGVCGTDAIEWDRGLLSTPPVVLGHEFTGVVEQIGEGVSGLRAGATVVCGAGISCGACRQCSRGRTNLCRTYRTAGLQVDGGLAGYVVVPAAILLDVSEAGLPNDTLALAQPMSIAVHVVRRSGLRAGDEAVIVGVGGIGAFLVVAAAATGARVTAVARDPERLALAGRLGAADGIRAGEIPLADALRQRGVQPDVLFEVSATAEGLADVLGAAPRGAVVVPVGVQKVPTSLALRDVTLDEIAIVGSVAHVFADDMPEAVKLLATRADWSDVAGEVIPLDLVVERALRPLLEGTASQIKTLVDPWAEAPRPARHRR; translated from the coding sequence ATGCGCGCGGCCGTCCTTCACGCGCTCCGCGATCTGCGGCTCGAGGAGCGCCCCATCCCGAGGCCCGGCGCCGGGGAGGTCCTCGTCCGGGTGACCGTGTGCGGAGTGTGCGGCACCGACGCGATCGAGTGGGATCGCGGACTCCTCTCGACGCCGCCCGTGGTGCTGGGACATGAGTTCACGGGGGTGGTCGAGCAGATCGGGGAGGGAGTCTCCGGGCTGCGGGCCGGGGCGACCGTCGTGTGCGGTGCCGGCATCTCCTGCGGCGCGTGTCGGCAGTGCTCTCGGGGCCGCACGAACCTGTGCCGCACCTACCGGACGGCGGGTCTGCAGGTCGACGGCGGGCTCGCCGGCTACGTCGTCGTTCCGGCCGCCATCCTGCTCGACGTGTCCGAGGCGGGTCTGCCCAACGACACCCTGGCGCTCGCCCAGCCGATGTCGATCGCGGTGCACGTCGTGCGGCGAAGCGGCCTGCGCGCCGGCGACGAGGCGGTCATCGTCGGGGTCGGGGGGATCGGGGCATTCCTCGTCGTCGCGGCGGCGGCGACGGGCGCACGTGTGACCGCCGTCGCCCGCGACCCGGAAAGGCTGGCTCTTGCGGGGCGGCTGGGCGCGGCGGACGGCATCCGAGCCGGAGAGATCCCGCTCGCGGATGCGCTGCGGCAGCGCGGGGTGCAGCCGGACGTCCTGTTCGAGGTGAGCGCCACGGCGGAAGGGCTGGCCGACGTGCTCGGGGCGGCCCCGCGCGGCGCGGTCGTGGTGCCGGTCGGCGTGCAGAAGGTGCCGACGAGTCTGGCGCTGCGGGACGTCACGCTCGACGAGATCGCGATCGTCGGCAGCGTGGCGCACGTCTTCGCCGATGACATGCCCGAGGCGGTGAAGCTGCTGGCGACGCGGGCGGACTGGTCGGACGTCGCCGGCGAGGTGATCCCGCTCGACCTCGTCGTCGAGCGGGCGCTGCGGCCCCTGCTCGAGGGCACGGCCTCCCAGATCAAGACGCTCGTGGATCCGTGGGCCGAGGCTCCGCGCCCGGCGCGGCACCGGCGCTGA
- the cysS gene encoding cysteine--tRNA ligase: protein MTVRLYDTKAQQLRDFVPLDPGNVTVYVCGPTVQSGPHIGHLRGALSFDILRRWLVHRYGRVTFVRNVTDIDDKVLVNATEREPWWALAYRMELEFSRAYAAIGILPPTYEPRATASITQMQELIERLVDAGHAYPAATGGDAEGDVYFDVRSWPSYGSLTNQSLDAMEPAEDADPRGKRDPRDFALWKGAKHDEPVSAIWESPWGRGRPGWHIECSAMSRRYLGPEFDIHGGGLDLRFPHHENELAQSTAAGDPFARYWVHNGLVTVGGQKMSKSLFNFILAEDVLRERDPLVVRYALAAAHYRSSLDITATSFDEAEAAVDRIRTFLQRAARVLAADDDERIDAAVPARFAAVMDDDLGVPQALAVVHETVRDGNSALDAGDREGVLSAFGQVAVMTGILGIDPEDPRWLSGARGPEASALDALLTTMIEQRAQARAAKDWAAADRIRDAIAAAGITLEDSPDGTRWSVADTPATRTGTDGAEPRAKEN, encoded by the coding sequence GTGACCGTCCGGCTCTACGACACCAAGGCGCAGCAGCTGCGTGACTTCGTGCCCCTCGACCCCGGCAACGTGACGGTCTACGTCTGCGGCCCCACGGTGCAGTCCGGGCCGCACATCGGGCACCTCCGCGGTGCGCTGAGCTTCGACATCCTTCGCCGGTGGCTCGTGCACCGGTACGGCCGGGTGACGTTCGTGCGCAACGTCACCGACATCGACGACAAGGTGCTCGTGAACGCGACCGAGCGCGAGCCCTGGTGGGCACTGGCGTACCGGATGGAGCTGGAGTTCTCGCGGGCCTATGCCGCGATCGGCATCCTCCCGCCGACGTACGAGCCTCGCGCGACGGCATCCATCACGCAGATGCAGGAGCTGATCGAGCGCCTCGTCGACGCGGGACACGCCTATCCCGCGGCAACTGGCGGGGACGCCGAGGGCGACGTGTACTTCGACGTGCGGTCGTGGCCGAGCTACGGGTCGCTCACGAACCAGTCGCTCGACGCGATGGAGCCGGCAGAGGACGCCGACCCGCGGGGCAAGCGCGACCCGCGCGACTTCGCGCTCTGGAAGGGCGCCAAGCACGACGAGCCCGTCTCGGCGATCTGGGAGTCGCCGTGGGGGAGAGGGCGCCCGGGGTGGCACATCGAGTGCTCGGCGATGTCGCGTCGCTACCTCGGACCCGAGTTCGACATCCACGGCGGCGGCCTCGATCTCCGCTTCCCGCATCACGAGAACGAGCTCGCGCAGTCCACGGCGGCCGGCGACCCCTTCGCCCGCTACTGGGTGCACAACGGGCTCGTGACCGTAGGCGGGCAGAAGATGTCCAAGTCGCTCTTCAACTTCATCCTCGCCGAGGACGTGCTGCGCGAACGAGACCCCCTCGTGGTGCGCTACGCGCTCGCCGCCGCGCACTACCGGTCGAGCCTCGACATCACCGCCACGTCCTTCGACGAGGCGGAGGCCGCCGTCGACCGGATCCGCACCTTCCTGCAGCGTGCCGCGCGCGTGCTCGCCGCCGATGACGACGAACGGATCGACGCCGCCGTCCCCGCGCGTTTCGCGGCGGTGATGGACGACGATCTCGGCGTGCCGCAGGCGCTCGCCGTCGTCCACGAGACGGTGCGGGACGGGAACTCGGCGCTCGACGCCGGCGACCGCGAGGGGGTGCTGAGCGCATTCGGGCAGGTGGCGGTCATGACCGGCATCCTCGGCATCGATCCGGAGGACCCGAGGTGGCTCAGCGGCGCACGCGGGCCCGAGGCATCCGCTCTCGACGCGCTGCTGACGACGATGATCGAGCAGCGCGCGCAGGCGCGGGCTGCGAAGGACTGGGCTGCGGCCGACCGCATCCGCGACGCGATCGCGGCGGCCGGAATCACCCTCGAGGACAGTCCTGACGGGACGCGCTGGAGTGTCGCCGACACTCCCGCGACGCGCACGGGAACCGACGGGGCCGAGCCCCGCGCAAAGGAGAACTGA
- a CDS encoding GNAT family N-acetyltransferase encodes MPAPSISILVDDLTSEATLRLIARHLDGMREYSPPESVHALDVDELRAPGVTFWSAWIDGDLAGIGALKALDDERGELKSMRVDDRFRGAGVGRALLRHIVAEARREGMTSLWLETGTTPDFAPAQRLYESEGFVTCEPFDGYAHDPFSRFMTLAL; translated from the coding sequence ATGCCTGCCCCGAGCATCAGCATCCTCGTCGACGACCTCACCAGCGAGGCGACCCTGCGTCTCATCGCCCGGCACCTCGACGGGATGCGCGAGTACTCACCGCCCGAGAGCGTGCACGCGCTGGACGTCGACGAGCTCCGCGCGCCCGGCGTCACGTTCTGGTCGGCGTGGATCGATGGCGACCTCGCGGGCATCGGGGCCCTCAAGGCGCTCGACGACGAGCGCGGCGAGCTCAAGTCCATGCGGGTCGACGACCGGTTCCGGGGTGCGGGGGTGGGTCGCGCCCTGCTGCGGCACATCGTCGCGGAGGCGCGCCGCGAGGGGATGACGAGCCTCTGGCTGGAGACCGGCACGACGCCCGACTTCGCGCCGGCCCAGCGCCTCTACGAGAGCGAGGGATTCGTGACGTGCGAGCCGTTCGACGGGTATGCGCACGATCCCTTCTCGCGGTTCATGACGCTGGCGCTCTGA
- a CDS encoding Dabb family protein has product MILHLALFTWKGDVTSEDVAELTRQLTEMAGEIPALRRYDCGENLRLRPSDADYAVAAIVDDADGLAGYLDSDVHKAVYDRLLGRMIATRHAAQLDIGSAG; this is encoded by the coding sequence ATGATCCTTCACCTGGCTCTGTTCACCTGGAAGGGCGACGTCACCTCCGAGGACGTGGCCGAGCTGACCCGGCAGCTCACCGAGATGGCCGGGGAGATACCGGCCCTCCGGCGGTACGACTGCGGCGAGAACCTCCGCCTGCGCCCGAGCGACGCCGACTATGCCGTCGCCGCGATCGTCGACGACGCCGACGGCCTCGCGGGCTACCTCGATTCGGACGTGCACAAGGCGGTGTACGACCGCCTTCTGGGCCGGATGATCGCGACCCGTCACGCCGCGCAGCTCGACATCGGCTCGGCCGGCTGA